From the Pseudorasbora parva isolate DD20220531a chromosome 2, ASM2467924v1, whole genome shotgun sequence genome, the window gtaaaatactggcAGCTGGGTTGCCAGCCacttactgtttatttacagaaCTAGTgctgtaaaaattatttacagTACTGTACTGTAAAATGTTGGGCtgtaaatttacagtaaaatactggcAGCTGGGTTGCCAGCCacttactgtttatttacagtaCTGTACTGTAATTATCAAATACAGTATCCTACTATTATAtcatgtaattttacagtatTAAACTGTTCTCTacaagcaataaaaaatattttacataattaaaaatgttgtacTTTTAAGTTGCATAATAGTACTCataatagaaaaaaagaaaccaaCATTCTCTgggttttaaaacatttattttagttcAAAGTAAAGACTAGAAAACTGCCTGAAATGCCAActgtattttattaaaacataaaatgcaAGTTAACAAACAGTTCACAATAAGCACTTGATGCAGTATAATGCAGTAATCttgtataatttcaacaaatttacagttttttttaggaAATGTAAAGTGACCCAAGAAAGagtcataaaaaaacaaaaatatttgaaaaacaaatataaacatgTTGACTGAAATGCCACTTGTATTTTTATAAGTGCAATTCTCAAATAACAGAACATTCACAGTgccatttacaaaaaaaaaaaaaagagtctgAAAGAGTCTGAAATCTAAACAAAATCCCATTGAAAGTCTGCAAGTTTTCGCAGAAGTGAGGAAACCTGTGGGTGTACAGTGGTGTTCTTTTTTTGCACAACTTTGCCAGTTTTTTTTGAAATTACTTTTCCTTTCTTTGTTTTTGATCCACGTTCTGGATTGATGTCAAGAAAGCGTCTAAaaaaaacagaagaaggaaaaaaataaacaattgttACAGAAAAATGCAATGTTGGATGTTGTgattaattaacattttttctGCATTCATTACACTGTACAGCTTAAAACTATCATCCCCTCATCAGTTCCTATATCAGGTCTAGTCTGAGTATCAGTGGAAATGCAGCCACATAAAAATGCAGCACATTGACAGAATCCAGTCCAAACCCTTATGTCATCAATACTTTAACTCAATTGCAAGCCTTGCAATGTGATTATGACTGCATGATAATGttaaacatcatttaaaatgcGTGTTTGAGCTGTCTAATCTGAAATCTTTTTTTACAAGACGTTTTTAGGGAAGCTGCTTAAATACCTTAATTTTACTGAAGCCTACACCTGGCATAAAATAATAGGTCAGTCAAAACTCAAAATGagaccatgatttactcaccctcaagacatGTGTATATGATGTGTATATGACTTCTtttagatgaatacaatcagagttacatttaaataatactcTGACTCTTACAAGCACAATGGCAGTGTCAACTTTGAACCAGCCATtcgctgccattataaagcttggatttgCCAGGACATTATTTCATTTAACTATGATTTTCTTTGTCTAAAATTCATATAAACCTAGGATGGCttaaaggtgagtaaatcatgggtggattttaaaaatatccctttaaactaAGCCCTGTCTGAAACCAGGGCCATGTTGTTCATCCCTGTAGTCAGCTGTACAAAATGTTTGTCAACAAAAAATGAAGTCCTTAAAAAATGCAATCAAGACAAGGTTAGTGACAATTAggctaaaatatatgaatggcAAAAATGCTAATGACTAACCTCTGAACAAACTCAAGGGTGCATGCTGCTTCTTCCTGGTACTGCAAGTTGAAGTTATAGAAGGAGGCAAACAGCGCTGCCAGGCCAGTGATGAAATTGGGCTGTGCTCCTTCACACACAACTTCACCTTCCAAGCTTAACATCCACCGCTGGTTGCTTAGAGATTGACctgtaaatgaaaaatgaaataaataaataaataataatatttaaaattcaaTATTGTGGGTTGCACAGTTGTTCTATGTAGTTGTCTCTTCACAGCTCAACATAACTATTAAAATAACTCTAAAAATACCCTTTCCAGGGTTCACCATTTAGTTCTGTTTTAGTAGTATTTTTGGGTAGTgttcattaaaggtcccgttcttcgcgattccatctttcaaactttagttactgtgtaatgttgctgttagagcataaataatacctgtaaaattataaagctcaaagttcaatgtcaagcgagatattttatttaacagaagttccctgtCAAatcctacagcgaacggccggtttggtctacaccgctgcacttcctgctgtgatgacgtcactagaaccgtttgttgactaaccctccgcccacaagaacacgcaaaatagggggcgtggtcttgttgctctcccacgtggagaagagcgcacattcagcgcttgcatttccccgttatggtaagaggcgggacctttccgggcaaagagcgctaagctgctgtccaatcacaacacgggaagcgcgggcccaatcagaactcgttacgtatttctgaaggagggacttcatagaacaaggaaatcatcaggccgtttttaggacagagaaaacagcgctgtacagataagtaaattgtgtgaaaaatactgtgtttttacacacgaaacatgaactcatgttatattgcacactgtaaacacaatcaaagcttcgaaaacacgcgaagaacgggacctttaatacaggaatactttaatttttttttatagcagtGAGCAATCTCTTAATTAAAGGAATACTCTCCCTTGTGAAATGAAAGTAGTGTAGTCTATTTTAAATTTCTTAAACCATAACCAATttctgcctgcctgtctgttTGTGACTAAGCACCTGTCTAATCACACACAAGAACCCATGATTGCAGTAATGTGCTGTaaacatttgcatttgtaaaatttACTTTTCAGACAAAATTTGAACTTTCTGCTAGTAAACCACTTAAATTTATGATTAAGAATTCAATGTGTAGTAAACTGCACATTTTTATAAACCAGGACAGGTTTTTACAGCATGCGAATGTGCTCCTGGATGTTTGTGACAGTAAGGGGCAGAGTTGTGTTgtaacattcttttttttttttaaaaagaactcTTCATAACTACTTTAAATGACTAATTGCATGCATTGGGCTGAGACAGATGAAAACCCTTAaaagattagttcacccaaaaatgaaaataatgtaatttactCATTTACTAGTAAATGTCATAGCTGTTCCACAACCCttagacctccattcatcttcggaacataaatgaagatatttttgttgaaatctgaagGCTCAGTGAGGCCTCAATAGGGGGACAATGAAATTGTCCATTAATGAGATCCATTAAAGTCCTCGCAAGATCCATTAATGTACTAAAACCATATTTAAATCAGTTCATGTGATTACAGTGGTTCAATAGTAATATTATAAAGCAACGAGAATaacggcaaaaaaaaaaaaaaaaaaaaaacttatatagtgataactgatttcaaaacactgcttcatgaAGCTTTGGAGCATATCAAATCAACGAGTCGATTCAGTGGTTCGGAGacagtcatgtgatttcagcagtttggcggtttgacacacgatccaaatcatgattCGACTCGCTGATTCATTATGTTTAGAAGCTTaatgaagcagtgttttgaaaatcggccatcactatttaagtcgttattttttatttttttttgctgcaccaaaaatattattgttgctttataatattaatattgaacCACTGTACTCACATAAActgatttaaatatgtttttagtacattaatGGATCTTGCGAGTGTAAATTTCATTGCCCCCTATTGAGGCCTGACTGAGCcttcagatttcaacaaaaatatcttcatttgtgttcccagaatgaatggaggtcttacgggtgtggaacggcatgagggtgagtaatacatttcattatttttatttttgtgtgaactaaccctttaaagcaggTCACCCATAGTAAGTTCACTTTTGTTTTATTACATAACAGTTTACTCATCCGCTGTTGTTCTAATGCAGTATACCGctctttttccttttttggACCACAAAAGAAAAATGTCCAGCTTGCGCTCATCCATATAAAAGGCAGTGAATAGGAACCAGCATCAAGTTTGTAAAAAAATTGGCAAAATTATCACAGAATGGATGGTATGTAACACGTGccatatatttcaaatgtttggggggagggggaaaatgtaatattgaatGAAAATCCTGACCTTGGCTATTGGTCTTCTGTATTTGACAGATTtgaatgtgaaaaattactgttACAACAAACACAatggatattttaatctaatAGAAGAATGTACAtggattttataaaaaaaaattacatttctcaCAACTGCAGTAGCCTACCATTAGCCTCATGAACATGCATCCAAGCACCGAAGACCAACAGTCAATGTCaggattttcattaaaaaatatatattacattacattttctttttttattaaaccctATTGTATACCCACACTTGTGGCACATTGCATGGAATCATTCTATGATACTTTTGCatcctttttttaaatcttaatgcTGCTTACTATTCACTGATATTATATGGGGGAGCACaagcaggacattttttttttgtattctcCTTTGGTGGTCAGATGCGAAAAAAGTAccgcactgcaaaaaaaaaaaaaatcttcctgAGAATTTTATTTCCCAGctgaaatatataaaaattcttcgaaaaatgttttcttcttttctaaaagaaatattattttgcttgttttatgcataaactcacttaattttgacttcttttttctttctccttacttcagaaaaaaagatatatacTTGAATTTTTAGATAGCTGGACtgtaaacaatacaaaaataatattttataaaaacatttcttGAAGTGAAGTGATTAAATGATAACTTCATTTTCAATTTAGGGTGAAATTACCACTGTAATGTTTACATACCAAGAAATATAAGGCGTGGACTCTCTGGCAAATGTACAGATTCCTGGACATCAGATGGAGTTGCAAATTCCTGGAACAATTTTTAAAAAGGACATCACAACTATGATAAAAAGAaccaaaacataaaacattataGATAAATGAGATTTGTTTAATAATCTCTACTTACATCTGCTTGAAGGATAAGACCATCTAACTTCTCTTTGAAGTGTGCAAGAAGTAGTAGTAGGACCATGGCACCCACATCATTTTCTTCTCTGGAGAGTATGCTCCGAACATCATCGTTGGTTGGTTTGCTTTTGAAAAACTCAATTATGATTTTTCCACACTCCTGAATAGACAATTCCAAAAGTCTGAGCACTTTTTTGTCAGTAAGCTGTTCAAAATGTCCATATACATGCCTCTGTGTGAAGAGATATGGCCATTTGGATTTTAGATCTGAAATTGTAGGGGACGGGGTTGCATTTATCATGTAACGCTGAAGCCAATAGGTCTCCTCCATGAGCTTGTAAACGTCTCCTCTCTCAACTCCAGAAATTCCTTCATGAAGGTGGATCTCCTCCAGCTTCTGACGTTTAATTTCAAGACTGTCGTGACTCTCACCAGGTGGAAGAGCAGGCTGCCATCTTGTGCAACCATACGAGTCAGTTGAATTTCGTTTTCTAGTAGTTCCAATGTCACTTCTAAGGGTCATATGTTGACTTAGTGTACTTCTTCGATTAAGATGCTCTATCCGCACTTTCAGCTGTGAAAGAACCGATTCGTAACCACCCCCAACCTGCTTGTCACCCATCATGTCTGCAAACGACTTTGGATATTGGCTCACAATTTGACGAGCAACAGTAAGGCACTGTGATCTGCTGGGGTTTGTGTCAATTTTTCTAATTTCATCAGCAAGAATTCTTATCATTTGTCGTCGGTCAGAAGGAGAAGGTCTCAGGCCATTCTCAATAGCACTCTTTATACCGGCTGGCATTAAGTTCCACGGAACTTTGAAATTTTCAGGCCATGAATGTGATGCACTGGTTGATGCAACAATGCTTGATGTTGGCGTTGAGGAGCTTGATGAACCAAGAGTAGCATTTGTTTCGGGGGGAACCAAGGGGAGAACCTCGGCAGGCTGCAGTACCACTGTGTAGTTTTGAAACAGTACTGAAATGCATTGTAATGCAGTTtaaaagggttaattcacctaaaaatgtgcattgtgttattaattactcatcctcacgtcattccaaacccattagAATTTTGTTCAACTTTggtaaacaattttttttttttttttatgaactagagatttctgtccctctatAGACAGTATATGCAGTatgtggaacgacatgagggtgcgtaattaattacaagttttaattttttggtgaactaaccctttaattatcaCATCCTCTCTTAGTTTTATTTAATCAACCTTATCTTTACCTTGATTTTTCCAGGCACTAAGAAGTTTTCGGCATTGGATAGGTCGTATAAACTCCAAAATGTCATCATCTTTTACATAAACCAAATCATCCAAACCCTCGACACCTTGATCCATGAGCTTTTCAACCAGCTGGTTGATTACCTCTGGAGAGAGGCTTGGCAACACCGACAATACAGCATCTTTCAGGACTTCTTTCATTTCAGACATTATTCTAGAATTGGAAAGGAATGATGGAGAACAATTACTGACAAGCCGCACAATGAGTATTCAGGTAGAGGATAGTAATCCAGTAGGCTGTCTTGATTAATACACAAGTAACCTTGATCTTGTGATGTCAAGCAATGAACTCCCTGGTCAACAAGACAGAAAGACTGACATTTTTTTGTGACAAAATACACATTGCAATTGTCATGTACAAGAATTAACTGAATGTTCCCAAACACAATTCCCTCATCATTCTTCTGCaaaacaatgaacatgttttttttgtaaagtgttCCCTTTACAGTCACTTCATTGCATGCCACAGTATTCCCTGGCTGAAAATTAAGACAGGCAACAGATCCTTGAATGTCATCATTGTAGTCATTAACATGAAACTCTATTCCCCTCTCTGCCACAACATTTTCAGGGAAAGGGCTTCCGGCATGTAGGTAAGCCTGCAGAAGTTGATGCCTTTCTGCCAATGTAGCACTCAGGTTCTTGAAATTGTGCAATTTTCTTGCACACTGTTTAAAATATGAGTGCTTACTTTCAAAGCGTAGCGTCCATAGGCGAATAAGTGGACCAAAACGATCAATGAGCTCAGGATAATGACACAGGTAGTGGTGTTTTGGCTTAAGTGGATGATTTGGAAAAGCCACCTTTCGAGTCTCAATATACTCCTCTATTAAAACTGATAAATAAGCATTCTGACCAATATTAATGGAAGGAGCACAGATGAGCTCTGCTACCTGTCTGAGTTGAAGTATTAACTGCCATACCTCATTTTCAGTTGGACTGACAATCTTTTCCCCTACCAAAAGAGGTAAAAGCCGGAGCAGGCACCAATTCTGAACTGCATGTCCACTTAATTTTCCAGTACCAGGAGTCACCTCAACTGGTTTATCCCGTGCATCATTCCCAA encodes:
- the LOC137049046 gene encoding uncharacterized protein, producing the protein MSEMKEVLKDAVLSVLPSLSPEVINQLVEKLMDQGVEGLDDLVYVKDDDILEFIRPIQCRKLLSAWKNQVLFQNYTVVLQPAEVLPLVPPETNATLGSSSSSTPTSSIVASTSASHSWPENFKVPWNLMPAGIKSAIENGLRPSPSDRRQMIRILADEIRKIDTNPSRSQCLTVARQIVSQYPKSFADMMGDKQVGGGYESVLSQLKVRIEHLNRRSTLSQHMTLRSDIGTTRKRNSTDSYGCTRWQPALPPGESHDSLEIKRQKLEEIHLHEGISGVERGDVYKLMEETYWLQRYMINATPSPTISDLKSKWPYLFTQRHVYGHFEQLTDKKVLRLLELSIQECGKIIIEFFKSKPTNDDVRSILSREENDVGAMVLLLLLAHFKEKLDGLILQADEFATPSDVQESVHLPESPRLIFLGQSLSNQRWMLSLEGEVVCEGAQPNFITGLAALFASFYNFNLQYQEEAACTLEFVQRRFLDINPERGSKTKKGKVISKKTGKVVQKKNTTVHPQVSSLLRKLADFQWDFV